In a single window of the Pontibacter russatus genome:
- a CDS encoding LolA family protein, whose protein sequence is MKKLFSLLLAALLFVNLAQAQQDPKAGKILDAMSQKYAAMKAFKADFAQTMENPSAKVKETMTGNILVSGEKYRLGVSGQEIISNGNLMWTFLKDANEVTITESDDEAEAMAPSKIFDMYKKGYKYAYAGTETMDGAKYDVIELAPEDRKNPIYKVRLYINQKDKALKSWEMFRNNGSRYIYTIQNFEANPTLAADAFTFNKAKHKGVNVVDLR, encoded by the coding sequence ATGAAAAAGCTATTCTCACTACTGCTGGCCGCCCTCCTTTTCGTGAACCTGGCGCAGGCGCAGCAAGACCCGAAGGCAGGCAAGATTCTGGATGCGATGAGTCAGAAATACGCGGCGATGAAGGCTTTTAAAGCCGATTTTGCCCAGACGATGGAAAACCCCTCCGCCAAAGTGAAAGAAACCATGACCGGAAACATCCTGGTGAGCGGCGAGAAATACCGCCTCGGCGTGAGCGGGCAGGAGATCATCAGCAACGGGAACCTGATGTGGACATTCCTGAAAGACGCCAACGAGGTAACCATCACCGAGAGCGACGACGAGGCTGAGGCGATGGCGCCGAGCAAAATTTTCGACATGTACAAGAAGGGCTACAAGTACGCCTACGCCGGAACGGAGACGATGGACGGTGCCAAATACGATGTGATCGAACTGGCCCCGGAAGACCGCAAAAACCCGATTTACAAGGTGCGTTTATATATAAACCAGAAAGACAAAGCCCTGAAAAGCTGGGAGATGTTCCGCAACAACGGCAGCCGCTATATCTACACCATCCAGAACTTTGAGGCGAACCCGACGCTTGCCGCTGACGCCTTCACCTTCAACAAAGCAAAGCACAAAGGCGTGAACGTGGTGGATCTGCGTTAG
- a CDS encoding J domain-containing protein — protein sequence MPQITIQEKSPVSKLQRQFNSKIKKINSLKKNLVEREALVVQARARVETELRPLVEQLVEKRIELVKLLDRSYGLSVFRKREKDKIAFLIEDISYSLIETHGVEELIQLYDKYAAIPHADAVRQAEEDARELTQDMFRGVFGLEVELDDLNNLNQIEDKILQQLDAQERERAEKKSARKKTKAQLAKEEKRKAELHNISKASRRVYTDLVKLLHPDKEQDAAAKAWKEEAMKQITRAYEQDDFFELLRLRMEHIPEQDKNPDKLPEDQLKYYLKLLNEQVQDLEDQQYAFFNGPDASLYHQYCGHPKQMDQKFGTAKNDLKKELKQLKQDLQNLEEPAYLRAFLKELRFS from the coding sequence GTGCCGCAAATAACAATTCAGGAGAAAAGCCCAGTTTCGAAGCTGCAGCGGCAGTTTAACAGCAAGATTAAGAAAATCAACTCCCTGAAAAAGAACCTGGTGGAGCGGGAGGCGCTGGTGGTGCAGGCGCGTGCGCGGGTAGAGACGGAGCTTCGGCCCCTGGTGGAGCAGCTGGTGGAGAAGCGGATAGAGCTGGTGAAACTGCTGGACAGGTCATATGGGCTCTCTGTTTTCAGAAAGCGGGAAAAGGATAAGATCGCCTTCCTGATCGAAGACATCTCCTATAGCCTGATTGAAACTCACGGGGTGGAGGAACTGATCCAGTTGTACGACAAATACGCCGCCATACCGCATGCCGACGCGGTGAGGCAGGCCGAGGAAGACGCCAGGGAGCTGACGCAGGATATGTTCCGGGGCGTATTCGGGCTGGAGGTGGAGCTAGACGATCTCAATAATTTAAATCAAATAGAGGACAAGATTCTGCAGCAACTGGATGCGCAGGAAAGGGAGCGGGCGGAGAAGAAATCGGCGCGGAAGAAGACGAAGGCGCAGCTGGCGAAAGAGGAAAAACGGAAGGCCGAGTTGCACAACATCAGCAAGGCCAGCCGCCGCGTATATACCGACCTCGTGAAACTGCTGCACCCGGACAAAGAGCAGGACGCAGCGGCCAAAGCCTGGAAAGAAGAGGCCATGAAGCAGATAACGCGCGCCTATGAGCAGGATGATTTTTTCGAGCTGCTCCGGCTGCGGATGGAGCATATACCGGAGCAGGACAAAAACCCGGACAAGCTTCCGGAAGACCAGCTGAAATATTACCTGAAGCTGCTGAACGAGCAGGTGCAAGACCTGGAAGATCAGCAATATGCCTTTTTTAATGGTCCTGACGCGAGCCTATACCACCAGTACTGCGGCCACCCGAAGCAGATGGATCAGAAGTTCGGTACGGCTAAAAACGACCTGAAAAAGGAGCTGAAGCAGCTGAAGCAGGACCTGCAAAACCTGGAAGAGCCTGCTTACCTCCGGGCCTTTCTAAAGGAGCTGCGTTTTAGCTGA
- the pyrF gene encoding orotidine-5'-phosphate decarboxylase: protein MTRAQLFEQILQKKSYLCVGLDTDPRKLPQHLLDAEDPVFEFNRQIIEATADLCVAYKPNIAFYEAQGPQGWVSLEKSLKVIPDNIFTIADAKRGDIGNTSELYARAFFETMQFDSITVAPYMGADSVKPFLVQDGKWVILLALTSNTGSQDFQMLRLGDGNEEYLFEQVLRISAGWATADQMMYVVGATQAEYVQRVRQLVPEHFLLVPGVGAQGGSLAEISRLGMNQQCGLLVNATRSIIYASSGPDFAEKARAEALAMQQEMEALLEELVVK from the coding sequence ATGACACGAGCGCAGCTTTTCGAGCAGATACTACAGAAGAAATCCTACCTGTGCGTCGGCCTCGACACCGACCCCCGCAAGTTGCCGCAGCACCTGCTCGACGCGGAAGACCCGGTGTTTGAGTTCAACCGCCAGATCATTGAAGCCACCGCTGACCTGTGTGTGGCCTACAAACCGAACATCGCCTTTTATGAGGCGCAGGGACCGCAGGGCTGGGTGAGCCTGGAAAAATCACTCAAAGTCATACCCGACAACATCTTCACCATTGCCGATGCCAAGCGCGGCGATATTGGCAACACTTCGGAGCTATATGCCCGCGCTTTCTTTGAGACGATGCAGTTTGATTCTATTACCGTGGCTCCCTATATGGGCGCCGATTCGGTGAAGCCGTTTCTGGTGCAGGACGGCAAGTGGGTGATTCTGCTGGCGCTCACCTCCAACACCGGCAGCCAGGACTTCCAGATGCTGCGGCTCGGGGACGGCAACGAAGAGTACCTGTTCGAGCAGGTGCTGCGTATCAGCGCAGGTTGGGCCACCGCCGACCAGATGATGTACGTGGTGGGCGCCACGCAGGCAGAATACGTGCAGCGGGTTCGGCAACTGGTGCCGGAGCATTTCCTGCTGGTGCCGGGTGTGGGCGCGCAGGGCGGCAGCCTCGCAGAAATATCGCGGCTGGGCATGAACCAACAATGCGGCCTGCTGGTGAATGCCACCCGCAGCATCATCTACGCCTCCTCCGGCCCCGACTTTGCCGAGAAAGCCCGCGCGGAAGCCCTGGCGATGCAGCAGGAGATGGAGGCGCTGTTGGAGGAACTGGTAGTGAAGTAG
- a CDS encoding type II toxin-antitoxin system RelE/ParE family toxin, which produces MAKRVVWAESAKIGRRLILEYWAKKTGNKRYSQKLAEDFNERIDYLKEYPEIGKQTDMSDIRTTACWHHSIFYLNASDKIVIIGIYDTRRNPVEIVEDIKKHIS; this is translated from the coding sequence ATGGCTAAACGAGTAGTCTGGGCAGAATCAGCCAAAATTGGGAGAAGATTAATTCTGGAATATTGGGCTAAAAAGACAGGAAACAAGAGGTATAGCCAAAAACTTGCGGAAGATTTCAACGAACGAATCGATTACCTTAAAGAATACCCAGAGATCGGAAAGCAAACCGACATGTCAGACATCAGAACTACGGCCTGCTGGCACCATTCGATCTTCTACTTAAATGCTTCCGATAAAATTGTGATTATAGGCATTTACGACACCAGAAGAAATCCTGTAGAAATAGTGGAAGATATAAAAAAGCACATATCCTAA
- a CDS encoding YehS family protein, protein MNNNDILRRVRYTFNFNDSKMIELFGSGGREVTRAQVSDWLKKEDDPECQELDDEHLAAFLNGLINDRRGKKEGPQPEPEKKLNNNIILRKLKIALNLKDEDIISILELVRFRLGKAELSAFFRNPGHPHYRACQDQILRNFLHGMQLKYSES, encoded by the coding sequence ATGAACAATAACGATATACTCCGCCGCGTCCGGTACACCTTCAACTTCAACGACTCCAAAATGATAGAGCTTTTCGGTTCGGGTGGGCGTGAGGTAACGCGGGCCCAGGTCAGCGACTGGCTTAAAAAGGAGGACGACCCGGAGTGCCAGGAACTGGATGATGAACACCTGGCGGCTTTCCTGAACGGGCTGATAAACGACAGGCGGGGTAAAAAGGAGGGGCCACAACCGGAGCCGGAGAAGAAGCTGAACAACAACATCATCCTACGCAAGCTGAAGATAGCCCTCAACCTGAAGGACGAAGATATCATCAGCATATTGGAATTGGTGCGGTTCCGGCTGGGCAAGGCTGAGCTGAGCGCCTTTTTCCGCAACCCGGGCCATCCCCACTACCGCGCGTGCCAGGACCAGATCCTGCGGAACTTCCTGCACGGCATGCAGCTGAAATACAGCGAAAGCTAG
- a CDS encoding DUF2851 family protein, with amino-acid sequence MKEDFLHYIWQHQYYHKAALATTAGEPLQVLRVGFYNTDAGPDFQEALLRIGEVEWSGSVEVHLKASDWHRHQHQHDPTYDQVVLHVVWEADAPVRRMDGTLVPVLSLQGRVDLSLGHTYQRLLQAKSAVPCAAFWPTVPEVTKALMLERALVERLEAKGQEVLQTFRSYSNDWEQTAYHTLLRGFGFKTNQQGFEQLAKALPLPVVRRHQHNLPQLEALLFGQAGFLDESADIYKAQLQKEYAFLRHKYTLQPVPRPIWKFLRMRPANFPTVRLAQLAAVLHGQQAFFSKLLAADTVKQFEMLFKAPVSAYWRQHYHFGKSAKALQQGIGKSSVHNLIINVAAPLLTAYGLYTDDRAYIEKAIALLGQLREGSNKITRLYEELGWQAKSAADNQAALGLYKHYCAPVNCLRCAIGHKIMKQNSSAA; translated from the coding sequence GTGAAAGAGGACTTCCTGCACTACATCTGGCAGCACCAGTACTACCATAAAGCGGCCCTGGCTACTACCGCCGGGGAGCCGTTGCAGGTGCTGCGCGTCGGGTTTTACAATACCGACGCCGGGCCAGACTTTCAGGAGGCGCTGCTGCGGATAGGGGAGGTGGAGTGGTCGGGGAGTGTGGAGGTGCATCTGAAAGCCTCGGATTGGCATCGCCACCAGCACCAGCACGACCCGACATACGACCAGGTGGTGCTGCATGTGGTATGGGAGGCGGACGCCCCAGTCCGCCGGATGGACGGTACCCTGGTGCCTGTGCTCAGCCTGCAGGGCCGCGTGGACCTCTCGCTGGGACACACCTACCAGCGCTTGCTGCAGGCCAAAAGCGCCGTGCCCTGCGCCGCCTTCTGGCCCACGGTGCCGGAAGTGACGAAGGCGCTGATGCTGGAACGGGCCCTGGTGGAGCGGCTGGAGGCCAAAGGGCAGGAGGTGCTGCAAACCTTCCGCAGCTACAGCAACGATTGGGAACAAACCGCTTACCACACCCTGCTGCGCGGCTTCGGCTTCAAAACAAACCAGCAGGGCTTTGAACAGCTGGCGAAGGCTTTGCCGCTGCCGGTGGTGCGGCGGCACCAGCACAATCTCCCGCAACTGGAAGCATTGCTGTTTGGGCAGGCAGGTTTTTTAGATGAATCAGCGGACATATATAAAGCGCAGCTACAGAAGGAGTATGCCTTCCTGCGCCACAAATACACGCTGCAGCCGGTGCCGCGCCCTATATGGAAATTCCTGCGCATGCGCCCCGCCAATTTCCCAACGGTGCGGCTGGCCCAACTGGCGGCTGTGTTGCACGGGCAACAGGCTTTCTTCTCAAAGCTCCTCGCAGCAGATACTGTAAAACAGTTTGAGATGCTGTTCAAAGCCCCTGTCTCCGCTTACTGGCGGCAACACTACCACTTCGGCAAATCCGCCAAAGCCTTGCAGCAAGGCATTGGGAAGAGCAGCGTACACAACCTCATCATCAACGTGGCGGCGCCCTTACTGACTGCTTATGGCTTATATACCGATGATCGGGCCTATATAGAAAAGGCTATCGCCTTACTGGGACAACTCCGCGAGGGGAGCAACAAAATCACGCGCCTGTACGAGGAACTGGGCTGGCAGGCCAAATCCGCCGCCGACAACCAGGCGGCGCTGGGGCTATATAAGCATTATTGCGCACCGGTGAACTGCCTGCGCTGCGCCATCGGCCACAAGATTATGAAACAAAACAGCTCCGCCGCGTGA
- a CDS encoding NeuD/PglB/VioB family sugar acetyltransferase — protein sequence MQNPVIILGAQQLGTAALDAFNSNSVMVYCFLDDNSKLRQEEVNNVSVMSSTEDNEFLKLIGNKCDVFVAVEDTAARKGIIKMLKEEYKVVPVNAIHRFSAVSEHAWLGHGNLIGAGAIVNNNAKIGNYCLIQSRALVDAKAEIGDYAQIGAGAIINSEVVVEEGAFIGSGAVVVSGVKIGKNARVGAGSVVVADVPAKATVFGNPAAPVK from the coding sequence ATGCAAAATCCCGTTATCATATTAGGTGCCCAGCAACTGGGCACTGCCGCGTTAGATGCCTTTAACAGCAACAGTGTGATGGTGTACTGCTTCCTCGACGACAACAGCAAACTCCGGCAGGAGGAGGTGAACAACGTGTCGGTGATGAGCAGCACGGAAGACAACGAGTTCCTGAAACTGATAGGCAACAAGTGCGACGTGTTTGTGGCCGTGGAGGACACAGCCGCCCGCAAAGGCATCATCAAAATGCTGAAAGAGGAGTACAAGGTAGTGCCGGTGAATGCCATCCACCGCTTCAGCGCAGTGTCGGAGCATGCCTGGCTGGGGCACGGCAACCTGATTGGCGCCGGGGCGATCGTGAACAACAACGCTAAAATCGGCAACTACTGCCTGATTCAGTCGAGGGCTCTAGTCGATGCGAAAGCGGAAATCGGCGATTATGCCCAGATCGGGGCTGGCGCCATCATCAATTCCGAAGTGGTGGTGGAAGAAGGCGCTTTCATCGGCTCTGGTGCCGTGGTCGTGTCTGGCGTGAAGATTGGCAAGAATGCCCGGGTGGGGGCTGGTTCGGTGGTAGTGGCTGACGTCCCGGCCAAAGCCACGGTATTCGGTAACCCGGCTGCGCCTGTAAAGTAA
- the trhO gene encoding oxygen-dependent tRNA uridine(34) hydroxylase TrhO: MSKPYHILLYYCYSPIADPETYREEHHLLCLELNMLGRIIVSNEGLNGTVSGLKENCEQYMQAMRADPRFAKTDFKVDESETHAFTKLHVRTKAEIVHSGLLHVDPNVRTGVHLSPKEFRDMKDREDVVVLDVRSDYEHSVGRFKNAVTLDIENFREFPEKVGELKEKYKDKKILTYCTGGIKCEKASAFLLEQGFENVYQLHGGIIKYGMEAGGEDFEGKCYVFDNRVAVEVNKVNPTVVSECHVCGTKSDRMVNCANPVCNLHVPICEKCGWELDGACSPECKEHPQKRPYDGTGYYQKETNGYNPLKGFNRRKKSDVQV, from the coding sequence ATGAGCAAACCCTATCACATCCTGCTTTACTACTGCTACTCGCCAATAGCAGACCCGGAGACATACCGGGAGGAACACCACCTGCTGTGCCTGGAGCTGAACATGCTCGGCCGCATTATCGTCTCCAACGAGGGCTTGAACGGCACCGTGTCGGGGCTGAAGGAAAACTGCGAGCAGTATATGCAGGCCATGAGAGCCGACCCGCGCTTCGCCAAAACCGATTTCAAGGTAGACGAGTCGGAGACGCACGCGTTCACGAAATTGCATGTGCGCACCAAAGCCGAGATTGTACACTCCGGCCTGCTGCACGTGGACCCGAACGTGCGCACGGGCGTACACCTGTCGCCGAAAGAGTTCAGGGATATGAAAGACCGCGAGGATGTGGTGGTGCTGGATGTGCGCTCGGATTATGAGCACAGCGTGGGCCGTTTCAAAAATGCCGTGACGCTGGACATCGAGAACTTCCGCGAGTTTCCGGAGAAGGTGGGAGAACTGAAGGAGAAATACAAAGACAAGAAGATACTGACCTACTGCACTGGCGGCATCAAGTGCGAGAAAGCGAGCGCTTTCCTGCTGGAGCAGGGCTTCGAGAACGTGTACCAGCTGCACGGCGGCATCATCAAGTACGGCATGGAGGCGGGCGGCGAGGATTTCGAGGGCAAGTGCTACGTGTTCGACAACCGGGTGGCCGTGGAGGTGAACAAGGTAAACCCGACTGTCGTGTCAGAGTGCCACGTGTGCGGCACCAAAAGCGACCGCATGGTGAACTGCGCCAACCCGGTCTGCAACCTGCACGTGCCCATCTGCGAAAAGTGCGGCTGGGAACTGGACGGCGCCTGCTCCCCGGAGTGCAAGGAGCACCCGCAGAAACGCCCCTACGACGGCACCGGTTACTACCAGAAGGAGACGAACGGCTATAATCCGTTGAAAGGATTTAACCGCCGCAAGAAATCCGACGTACAGGTTTAA
- a CDS encoding nucleoside phosphorylase: protein MAVIPESELIINPNGTIYHLNLLPEHISDTIITVGDPDRVARVSRYFGEIEVAVEKREFITHTGYYKGKRLTVISTGMGTDNIDILMNELDALVNIDFQSREPNEDKIRLRIIRVGTSGALQDTVPLGSHLASHTAVGLDSLMEFYPLEQREDELYIGSALQEALGLSFRPYCVSGSDSLIKKVAYDMIPGNTLTCPGFYAPQGRVLRAGLRHPDLLQTYRNFRLNDYKFTNFEMETAGYYSLGRLLDHEVLSLNAIVANRISKTFAANADEVIDDLILKVLERV from the coding sequence ATGGCTGTCATTCCGGAATCAGAACTGATCATCAACCCGAACGGGACCATCTACCACCTCAACCTGCTGCCGGAGCACATCTCGGACACCATCATCACAGTAGGGGATCCAGACCGGGTAGCGAGGGTAAGCAGGTACTTTGGTGAGATAGAAGTGGCGGTGGAGAAGCGGGAGTTTATCACCCACACCGGCTACTACAAAGGCAAGCGCCTGACGGTGATCTCCACCGGCATGGGCACCGACAACATCGACATCCTGATGAACGAACTGGATGCCCTCGTGAATATCGATTTCCAGTCGCGGGAACCGAACGAGGACAAAATCAGGCTGCGGATTATACGCGTGGGCACTTCCGGCGCGCTGCAGGACACGGTGCCGCTGGGCAGCCACCTGGCCTCACACACCGCCGTCGGACTGGATTCGCTGATGGAGTTTTACCCGCTGGAGCAGCGCGAGGACGAGCTATATATAGGCAGCGCGTTGCAGGAGGCGCTGGGGCTCAGCTTCAGGCCCTACTGCGTTTCGGGGTCCGACAGCCTCATTAAAAAGGTGGCCTACGATATGATTCCGGGGAACACGCTCACCTGCCCCGGCTTTTACGCCCCGCAGGGCCGCGTGCTGCGGGCAGGGCTGCGCCACCCGGATTTACTGCAAACCTACCGCAACTTCCGCCTGAACGACTACAAATTTACCAACTTCGAGATGGAGACGGCCGGTTATTACAGCCTGGGCCGCCTGCTGGACCATGAGGTGCTATCCCTGAATGCCATTGTGGCCAACCGTATCTCCAAGACCTTTGCCGCCAATGCCGACGAAGTGATTGACGACCTGATTTTAAAGGTGCTGGAGCGGGTGTAA
- a CDS encoding acyl-CoA reductase: MTLENRIEAFAKLGKQLQRLTPEERQEWAQAAMSRNTWFTEENVSKALDGIILMLDERYLREWLYPYHLKQVTPKKVGVVMAGNIPMVGFHDFLAVLLSGHYLLAKPSTADEPLMKRLADMLVGIEPAFANQFEFVHLLKEADAIIATGSDNTARYFEYYFAKRPHIIRKNRSSVGILTGHEEKDDLQALGEDTFRYYGLGCRNVSKVLVPEGYTFDKFFEANAHRKNLLDHHKYQNNYDYNKSILLVNRVPHFDNGFMLVQQSQGLVSPISVLFYDTFASLTDLRHKLNAIKDKTQVVVSAHGWLEGSIPLGEAQRPMVWDYADGVDTLNFLQKL, translated from the coding sequence ATGACTTTAGAAAACAGGATTGAAGCTTTTGCAAAACTCGGAAAGCAACTGCAGAGACTAACCCCGGAAGAACGGCAGGAGTGGGCGCAGGCGGCCATGTCGCGCAACACCTGGTTTACAGAGGAAAACGTTTCCAAGGCCCTGGACGGCATTATCCTGATGCTGGACGAGCGCTACCTCCGTGAGTGGCTTTACCCCTATCACCTCAAACAGGTTACACCTAAAAAGGTTGGCGTGGTAATGGCGGGCAACATCCCGATGGTGGGTTTCCACGATTTTCTGGCGGTGCTGCTGAGCGGGCACTACCTGCTGGCGAAGCCCAGCACAGCCGACGAACCGCTAATGAAGCGCCTTGCAGACATGCTGGTGGGCATTGAGCCCGCCTTCGCCAACCAGTTTGAGTTTGTACATCTGCTGAAAGAGGCCGATGCCATCATCGCCACCGGCTCCGACAACACCGCCCGCTATTTTGAGTACTACTTCGCCAAACGGCCGCACATCATCCGCAAGAACCGCAGCAGCGTCGGCATCCTGACGGGCCACGAGGAAAAGGATGACCTGCAGGCACTCGGGGAGGATACATTCCGCTATTATGGCCTTGGCTGCCGCAACGTGTCGAAGGTGCTGGTGCCGGAGGGTTATACGTTTGACAAGTTTTTCGAGGCGAACGCCCACCGCAAGAACCTGCTGGACCACCACAAATACCAGAACAACTACGACTACAATAAATCCATCCTGCTCGTGAACCGCGTGCCGCACTTCGACAACGGGTTTATGCTGGTGCAGCAGAGCCAGGGGCTGGTGTCGCCCATCTCCGTGCTGTTCTACGACACCTTTGCCTCGCTAACCGACCTGCGGCACAAGTTGAACGCCATCAAAGACAAAACGCAGGTGGTGGTGTCGGCGCACGGCTGGCTGGAGGGGAGCATTCCGCTTGGTGAGGCGCAGCGCCCGATGGTGTGGGATTACGCTGATGGCGTGGATACGCTGAACTTCCTGCAGAAGCTGTAA
- a CDS encoding 4Fe-4S dicluster domain-containing protein, producing MAIMITDECINCGACEPECPNTAIYEGGMEWTWGGGTELKEVEIDGGEIIPGDAPQPPISDEFYYIVSDKCTECMGFHEEPQCAAVCPVDCCVDDPDYRETEEELLAKKDWLHQAS from the coding sequence ATGGCTATAATGATAACCGATGAGTGCATAAACTGCGGTGCCTGCGAGCCGGAATGCCCTAACACTGCCATATACGAGGGTGGCATGGAATGGACGTGGGGCGGGGGCACTGAACTGAAGGAAGTGGAAATCGACGGGGGCGAGATTATCCCAGGCGATGCGCCGCAGCCGCCCATCTCAGACGAGTTTTACTACATCGTGTCAGATAAATGCACCGAGTGCATGGGCTTCCACGAGGAGCCGCAGTGTGCCGCCGTTTGCCCCGTGGACTGCTGCGTGGACGACCCCGACTACCGCGAGACAGAGGAAGAACTGCTGGCAAAGAAAGACTGGCTGCACCAGGCCAGCTAA